A region of the Actinomycetota bacterium genome:
GCCGCCGCCGTCGCCGACTGGGCGGAGCGCGGCCGCTGGGTGGTCGACAAGCTGAAGTCGGTGTCCACTGCAAGCCAGACGGGCGTGATAGCCGACCTGAAGGCGCTGAATGCCGTCTACACCCCCTTCTGGGCGGCCAACCGGGTGTTCGTCAAGGGTGGGGGCCGGGCGGCTCTCGACTCGCTGGCGGCACGCGCCGAGGTGGCCAGGATCTCGGCGCCCAGGACCTATCAGCTGCCCGAAGAAACGCAGGCCGCGGCGCCCGCCGACTTCGTCGAGTGGAACATCGAAGACATCGGCGCCAACCAGGTCTGGGAGCAGTTCGGGGTGCGAGGCGAGGGGGTGGTCGTGGGGAGCATCGACTCCGGCGTCGAGTTCGAACATCCCGCCCTGGTCGACCGGTACCGGGGCCGCAAGCCGGACGGCACCTTCGACCACAACTACAACTGGTACGACCCGGAGCGGGTCTGCACCGCCTCGGGAACCAGGCCCTGCGACGACGACGGTCACGGTACCCACACGATGGGCATCGCGGTCGGCGACGGCGGCGAGGATCTGCATTTCGGCGTCGCCCCGGCGGCCCAGTGGATCACCGCCAAAGCCTGCCGGCCCACGACCTGCTCCGACTTCGCCCTGATGGCCGCCGGGCAGTGGATGCTGGCGCCGACCGATCTCAAGGGCGGCAACCCGGACCCGGCCCGCCGCCCCCAGGTGATCACCTTCTCGATCGTGAACCCGGACGGCCGGGACCCGTTCTACCGCCCGGTTGTCCAGGCGTGGCTGGCCTCCGGGCAGTTCGGGAGCTTCGCCAACGGCGAGACACCCATCGACAAGTGCTCTACGGTAGCCTCTCCGGCCGCCTATCCCGAGGCCTACGGGGTCAACCCGTACAGCCAGTTCGGCGGCATCGGAGGTGCCTTCGGCCCGTCGCCGTTCGACGCCGCGATCAAGCCCAACCTGGCGGCGCCCGGCTTTTCGATCTTCAGCAGCACGCTCGGGGGCGGGTACGAGCTGCGCGGCGGCAGCTCGATGGCTGCGGCACACGTCGCCGGTGCGGCGGCGTTGGTGCTCTCGGCGGCCGGAGCGCTCTCCGGCGACGTCCACGGCACACGGTCGCTGCTCGACTCCACCGCCGGCGACGCCTTTGACTTCCTAGGTTGCGGCGGGCCGCCCGAGAAGAACAACGTCTGGGGGGAAGGGCGGCTGCACGTCCTGACCGCCGTGTCGAAGGCGATCGAAGGATTCGCCTCCCCGTTGAACGGCACCGTCACCGATTCGGTTTCGCAGCAGCCGGTCGCCGGCGCACTCGTTGAGGTAACCGGGGGCAACTCCACGGCAACCTCGGCCGAAGGCCTCTACCACCTCTTCCTCTATCCCGGTGACTACGACGTCACGATCAGCGCCTACGGCTACGACCCGCAGACCTTCCCGGTCACCGCCTCTCCGGGCGAGGAGATCGTTCGTAACGTCGCTCTCGTCCCGCAGAGCGGGACGACGATCTCGGGGAGGGTGACCGACGGCGGGGGACACGGCTGGCCGCTGGCCGCCCGGATCGACATCGCGGGCTTTCCCGGCAGCCCGATCTTCACCGACCCGGCGACCGGGCTCTACTCGGTCGACCTCAAGGGAGGCGCGCACAAGTTGACCGTCTCGGCGGAGCTGGGGGGCTACATTCCAGAGACCCGGCAACTGGCCGTCCCGCCCGACGCCACCACCCAGGATTTTGCGCTTCTGCCGGATCCGGACTGCCGCGCCCCCGGCTATCACTTGGGCAGCGCGGGGCTGTTCGAGGCCTTCGACGGCGGCCTTCCCGACGGCTGGCAGGTGGTGAACAACACCGGCGGCTCCCAGTGGAGGTTTGACGATCCGGGGGGCCGCACCAATCAGACCGGGGGCGAAGGAACGTTTGCGATTGTCGACAGCGACGCCGCCGGGCCCGGCGACCTGCAGGATACCGAGCTCGTCAGCCCCCTGATCGACCTGACCGGCGCGGCGGAGCCTGTCGTCCGCTTCGCCACCGATGTCCGTGCCTTCAGCGACGAGAACTTCGACGTCGACCTCAGCATCGACGGCGGCGGCACCTGGGACAACATCTGGCACAAGGCCGGCGAGGAGGGGTTCGGCAACCTCCGCGGCCCCCGGATTGAATCCGTGCCCGTTCCGCAGGCCGCCGGCCAGCCGGATGTGCGGGTGAGGTTCCACTACCACGTCGGGGACTTTGACTACTGGTGGCAGGTCGACGACGTCCTGGTCGCCGGGGGCGGCGGCTGCGTGAAGGACGCCGGGGGCCTGGTTGCGGGGTTGGTCACCGACGCAGTGACCGACGCCCCCCTTGCGGGCGCTCAGGTGCGCGGAGCCGGGTCCGGCGAGGCGGCCTCGAGCCTGCGAGGAACCTACGCCCTCTTCGCCCCGGTGGGCAACCGCTCGTTCACCGCCTCCAGTGACGGCTTCGAGGACGAAACCCGGACGGTGAACGTGGTCGGCGACACCACTGTGCGCCTCGATCTCGCGCTGGACTCGGGCCGGCTGGTGTTCGACCCGGAGGAGATCGTGGAGGAGGTCGAGCCGGGCGGCCGGCGCACGGTGAACCTGAAGGTGACCAACGACGGCACGGCGCCCGCCTCCTTCAGCCTGCAGGCAGACGACCGGGGCTCGGAAGGCGAAAGTGCACCGGCGTCGGGCTCCTCGCCCACAGTCACGAGAGTGCCCGTCGAGAACGTCCAGCTCGGTTGGATCAGCAGCACCGCCGCCGCCGGCCCCGAACCGGTCACCGCGGCCTCTGAAGGGGTTTGGGAGCGGGTGGCTCCCTACCCGGTCAGAGTCTTCGACCAGGCAAGCGTGACCGGCGACGGCAAGGTGTACTCGGTCGGCGGGGTTTCCGGTGAGTTGGATATCGACGACCTGTTCATCTACGACCCCGCCACCGACCACTGGGAAGCCGGTCCCGAGATGTCCTACGGGCGCACCCGGCCGGGGGCGGCGTTCATCGACGGGAAGCTCTACGTGGTGGGCGGCTGGGACGACGGCGGCAGGCCGCTGCGCAAACTCGAGGTCTACGATCCGGTCGCCCGCGAGTGGTCTGCCGGACCGGACATGCCCGCAGCCCGGGCCGCTGCGGGAGTGGCGGTCGCCGGCGGGAAGCTCTACGTGGTGGGCGGGTGCGTGGTAGGCGGCTGCGGTCCGGACGACGGGGTTTACCGTTTCGATCCCGAAACCGGATCCTGGGAGGCGCTCGCCGCCTACCCGTTCGACGTAGCCCACACCGCGTGCGGCGGAGTCCTGGGGGTCGTGTACTGTGCCGGCGGCTTCGACCGGTCCCTCACCGCGGTGGCCGACGCCTTTGGCTACGACGATGCGTCCGACACGTGGCTGCCGGCCCCACCGCTCCCGTTCCCCCTGGGGCTGACAAACAACGCGGTGGCGAGCGGCCGGCTGGTCCTGGTGGGAGGCATCGACGAGCGCAACTTCCAGGTCGACAGCACCCTCGCCTTCGACCCGGTCTCAAGCACGTGGGAGTTCTTCGAGCCTCGGGCGGATGCCAGCTACCGGGGATCCGCCGCCTGCGGGCTGTACTCGATAGGGGGGATAACCCCTCAGCACCCCTTCCCGCGCGTCCGCCTGGTGGAGCGCCTGGGAGGGTTCGACACGTGCGAGGAGAGAGCAAACAACTGGCTGACCCTGGACCGTACGACTGGAGAGCTGGCGCCGGGGGAGAGCGTGACCATTCACGTGACTGTGGACGCCGGGGACCTGCAGCCCGGATCCTACTTCTCGGCTCTGGGCGTCGATGAGGACACCCCGCGCATCGTCCAGCCGGTGTTCGTGGAGATGAAAGTTGCCCGGCCTGCCTCGTGGGGAACCGTGCAGGGGGTGATCTCCGGGCTCGGCCGGTGCGACTCACCGGGCAGCCCTCTGAGCAACGCCGACGTGTCGGCCAACGGCCTGTCTTCCCCCTCCGGGCGCGACGGCAGGTACAGCTTGTCGGCCGACGCCGCCGGGGGCCCGGTTGCGGTTACGTTCCAGGCACCGGGCTACCTGGACAAGACGGTTCAGGTGACCCTGGCCGCAGGCCAGACGGTTACCTCCGACGTGAACCTGACCCTCGACCGCCCCTGTGTCTCGGCCGATCCCGAGCGGGTAAACGTTCAGGTGGTGCAGGGGGCCACCGCAACCGCCCCGCTAACCCTGCGCAACACCGGCCCCCGTTCCGCAAGCGCCCGCGCCGGCGAGACCGAGTTCGCGCTCGACCCGGTCGCGCCCTCGAACGCGGTGGACGCCCAGAGCCCGCCCGGCCGTCTCCCGGATCGCAGCCGCCCCGACCCTGGAGGGGTCGCGCCCTCCTGGTTCCAGGGGACGCCGGCGCTGGGGTACATGGACCAGTACGGGGCGGCGCAGTGCGACGGTGACCCCAACCGCTTCTACCTGGCCACCGGTATCACGGCCGGGGTTTACACCGACACCCTCGCCCGTTACGACTCCACCGACAACAGCTGGACCGAGCTGGCCCCCCTTCCCCAGGACGCGTGGCCAGGCGACTTCAGTCATTTCGGCGTAGCCCAGCCGGCGGCGGTCTGCGAAGCGGGCAGGATCCACGTAATGGGGGGCTACCACCAGGCCGTGCCCCAGGACACGCATTTCGTCTACGACATCGGGGCCGGTAGCTGGAGTACGGCCGCTCCTCTCCCGCGCAAGGTTTTCGGAGCGGCTGCGGCGAGCTGGAACGGGAAGATCTACCTCGCCGGCGGCGCGGTTACCCTGTCCGACGGCACCACCGACGAGGTCGACGTCTACGACATCGCCACCGACACCTGGGCGGTGCTGCCGGCCCGGATGCCCCTGCGCACCGAGCGGGCGGCTTCCGTCCAGGCCGGCCGCTACCTGTACCTGCTCGGGGGAGCCGACGACCTCGGCCCCCCGGTCAACTACAAGCAGACGCAGCGCCTGGACCTGGTAACCGGCACGTGGAGCATGGGCCCCCCGCTGCCCAGGGAGTCCGTGAGCTCGGCGATGGCCGCCACCGGCACCGCCGTCTACCTGATATCCGGGTGGACTCTCCACCCCAACGGCTTCGCCACCCAGACCGACAAGGTGATGCGCCTGGAGACGGCCTCCTGGCCGGCCGGCACCTGGACCCAGCTTGATCTCACCCCTTACTCGGCGGGAAACAACAAGGGGTACTGCACCGAGGGGGTCACCGGCGGGGAGATCTCGGTAGCGGGCGGATTCGGCAACGGTTTCATCTTCAGGAACCTGCTGATGCGCAGCGTGGCGCCCGAGCGGTGCCCGACCATCCGCTCCGACGTGGGCTGGCTTTCGGTCGATCAGGTGTCGAGCACCATCGCCGCCGGAGGGTCGAAGACCCTGAGTGTCAAGGTGGACGCCAAGGGACTGACCCCCGGCAGCCACGTCGCCACCCTGTTGGTCGAGACAACGGACCCGGGAGCCCCCGAGTTGCGGGTGCCGGTGACTGTGGAGGTGGGCGCCGCTCCCCCTGTCACCGCCTACGTCTCGCTGGCTACGGCGGCCACCGTGGGCGGGGTGGCGGTCGCCGACGAGGACATCGTTGCCCTGGGACCGGCCGGATCGGTGACCCCGTACTTCGACGGGAGCGACGTGGGGGCGAGCGGGCTGGCCCTCGACGCCTTTGCCCGTTTGGCCGACGGCTCGCTGGTGTTGTCGTTCACCGCGCCGGGTACCTTGCCCGGAGTGCCGGGAACCGTCGACGACTCGGACCTCGTGCGCTTCCGGCCGGATTCGCTGGGGGCCACCACCGCCGGCTCCTACGAGATGTGGTTCGACGGCAGCGACGTAGGTTTGTCGACCACCGCTGAGAACCTCGACTCGGTGGAGGTGCTGAACGACGGCCGCGTGGTGGTGTCGACCACCGGCGACGCCAAGCTCACGGGCCTGACCGCCACCGACGAGGACCTGCTGATCTTTACGCCCCAGTCCCTCGGGGCCACGACCGCCGGGTCGTTTGCGCTGTGGTTCGACGGCAGCGACGTCGCCATGGCTGCCTCCAGCGAGGACGTCGATGCAGCAGCCCTCCGGGGCGACGGCGCCATCCTGCTCAGCACCACCGGCGTTTTGGGCGTAACCGGCCTTGCCGCCGGCAAAGAGGACGTCGTGGCATTTTCGCCTTCCCGGCTCGGACCCACCACGGCCGGCAGCTTCGCGCCGGCGCCGGTGGTGGACGGCAGCACCATCGGGCTGAAGGGCCAGAACATCTCGGGGGTTGAGCTGCCATGAAGCTTCGCGGCCTGATCCTGGTGTTGCTGCTCCTGGCAGGCCTGATCGCAGCGGCTACCCCCGCCTCGGCACAGACCGAGAGTGAGGCCTCGCCGGTGCCCAGCCCGGAGGCGACACCCGAGCCGACGCCCACCCCGGAGAGCGAGCCGGCGCCGGTCGAGGCAGCAGTCGCCAAGGAGATCGAAAAGGACGGCAAAGCGGACTTCTGGGTCAGGTTCGAGGCCGAGGCCGACCTCCGCACCGCATCCCGCATCACAGATTGGAATGCCCGCGGGAAGTTTGTGATGGACACCTTGAGGGGCTTGGCGGATCGAAGCCAGGCCCAGGTGAAGGACGAGCTCGAGCGGCTGGGGACCGATTTCAAGCCGTTCTGGATCGAGAACACCATCTTCGTGCGCTCGGGCGACGAGAAGACCCTGAAGGCGATGGCCGCCCGGCCCGAGGTGGCCAGTATCGACGCCGACCACATCTTCGATCTGCCCGAGCCGGAGCCGGGCGCCGACCTGGCGCTGGTCGACGCGGTCGAGTGGGGCATCGACAACATCAACGCCGACGAGGTCTGGAGCACGTTCGGCGTGCGCGGCGAGGGAGTGGTGGTCGGCAGCATAGACACCGGCGTCCAGTTCAACCACCCCGCCCTGGTCGAACAGTACCGGGGCAACAACCACAACGGCACGTTCAGCCACGACTACAGCTGGTTCGATCCGCAGTCCGATTGCGGGAGCCCATCGTTGGAGCCCTGTGACGACGTCGGGCACGGCTCGCACACCGTGGGCACGATGGTGGGCGACGGGGGGCCGGAGGCCCGCATCGGCGTCGCTCCGGCTGCGCAGTGGATCGCAGCCAAAGGGTGCGAGGACCGGGGGTGCTCCGAGTTCGCCCTTTTGTCCTCCGGGCAGTGGATGCTGGCGCCCACCGACCTGAACGGCCGCAATCCCGACCCCAGCCGGCGGCCGCAGGTGGTCAACAACTCCTGGGGCGGGCGCGGCGGCGACACCTGGTACGAGTCAACCGTGCAGGCGTGGGTGGCTTCCGGCATGTTCCCCTCCTTCTCCAACGGCAACTCCGGCTTCGGGCTCTGCGGGACCGTCGGCGCTCCGGCCGAGTACTCCGACAGCTACGGAATCGGCGCCTACGACATCGACGACAACATTGCGAACTTCTCCAGCCTCGGCCCGGGCACCGACGGCGGCGCGAAGCCGGATATCTCGGCCCCGGGCGTCGACGTGCGCAGCAGTGTCCCCGGCGGGGGTTACCAGGCCTTCAACGGCACCTCGATGGCGTCCCCCCACCTCTCGGGTGCGGTGGCGCTGCTGATCTCGGCGGCGCCTGCGCTGCTGGGCGACGTCCCGGCGATTCGGTCGGTGCTGGACGGCAGCGCTCGCGACGCCCCCGACTCCGAGGAGTGCGGAGGATCGGCCGCCGACAACAACACCTTCGGCGAGGGCCGCCTGGATGCCCTGGCGGCGGTCGACTCGGCGCCGCGCGGAGATCCGGCAATCCTCAGCGGCACCGTGACAAACGCCGTCAACGGCGCGCCGGTGGCGGAGGCGGAGGTGTTGATCGAGGGCGGCCTGGTGCCGCGCCGGGTCGACACACGCTCCGACGGAACCTACGAGGCGAGGCTTGCGGCCGGCAGCTACGACCTCACCGTCGCCGCCTACGGGTGGGAGCCGGAATCGGCCTCGGTGACGCTTGTCCCCGGAGCGACCGTGACGCGCAACTTCGCACTGACGCCGATCCCGATGGTGACCGTAAGCGGCACGGTAACCGACGGGTCGGGGCACGGCTGGCCGCTCTACGCCCGAATCGACATCGCGGGCTACCCGGGAGAGCCGGTGTTCACCGATCCGGTAACCGGAACCTATGCGGTGGACCTGATCCCCGGGGTGACCTACCGGGCGACCGTGACCGCGCTGATCGGAGGCTACCGGACCCAGACGCGCGAGCTCAGCCTGCCCGGGGATCCGCCCCAGCAGAGCTACGAGATGGCCGTCGTCGGCGACTGCAGGGGACCGGGCTACATAGCGGGCGAAGAAGCTTTTACCCAGACCTTCGACTCACCTACGGTTCCGGACGGCTGGCAGGTGGTCGACAACGCAGGAACCGGGGTGGTGTGGAACTTCCACAAC
Encoded here:
- a CDS encoding carboxypeptidase regulatory-like domain-containing protein, whose amino-acid sequence is MVDKLKSVSTASQTGVIADLKALNAVYTPFWAANRVFVKGGGRAALDSLAARAEVARISAPRTYQLPEETQAAAPADFVEWNIEDIGANQVWEQFGVRGEGVVVGSIDSGVEFEHPALVDRYRGRKPDGTFDHNYNWYDPERVCTASGTRPCDDDGHGTHTMGIAVGDGGEDLHFGVAPAAQWITAKACRPTTCSDFALMAAGQWMLAPTDLKGGNPDPARRPQVITFSIVNPDGRDPFYRPVVQAWLASGQFGSFANGETPIDKCSTVASPAAYPEAYGVNPYSQFGGIGGAFGPSPFDAAIKPNLAAPGFSIFSSTLGGGYELRGGSSMAAAHVAGAAALVLSAAGALSGDVHGTRSLLDSTAGDAFDFLGCGGPPEKNNVWGEGRLHVLTAVSKAIEGFASPLNGTVTDSVSQQPVAGALVEVTGGNSTATSAEGLYHLFLYPGDYDVTISAYGYDPQTFPVTASPGEEIVRNVALVPQSGTTISGRVTDGGGHGWPLAARIDIAGFPGSPIFTDPATGLYSVDLKGGAHKLTVSAELGGYIPETRQLAVPPDATTQDFALLPDPDCRAPGYHLGSAGLFEAFDGGLPDGWQVVNNTGGSQWRFDDPGGRTNQTGGEGTFAIVDSDAAGPGDLQDTELVSPLIDLTGAAEPVVRFATDVRAFSDENFDVDLSIDGGGTWDNIWHKAGEEGFGNLRGPRIESVPVPQAAGQPDVRVRFHYHVGDFDYWWQVDDVLVAGGGGCVKDAGGLVAGLVTDAVTDAPLAGAQVRGAGSGEAASSLRGTYALFAPVGNRSFTASSDGFEDETRTVNVVGDTTVRLDLALDSGRLVFDPEEIVEEVEPGGRRTVNLKVTNDGTAPASFSLQADDRGSEGESAPASGSSPTVTRVPVENVQLGWISSTAAAGPEPVTAASEGVWERVAPYPVRVFDQASVTGDGKVYSVGGVSGELDIDDLFIYDPATDHWEAGPEMSYGRTRPGAAFIDGKLYVVGGWDDGGRPLRKLEVYDPVAREWSAGPDMPAARAAAGVAVAGGKLYVVGGCVVGGCGPDDGVYRFDPETGSWEALAAYPFDVAHTACGGVLGVVYCAGGFDRSLTAVADAFGYDDASDTWLPAPPLPFPLGLTNNAVASGRLVLVGGIDERNFQVDSTLAFDPVSSTWEFFEPRADASYRGSAACGLYSIGGITPQHPFPRVRLVERLGGFDTCEERANNWLTLDRTTGELAPGESVTIHVTVDAGDLQPGSYFSALGVDEDTPRIVQPVFVEMKVARPASWGTVQGVISGLGRCDSPGSPLSNADVSANGLSSPSGRDGRYSLSADAAGGPVAVTFQAPGYLDKTVQVTLAAGQTVTSDVNLTLDRPCVSADPERVNVQVVQGATATAPLTLRNTGPRSASARAGETEFALDPVAPSNAVDAQSPPGRLPDRSRPDPGGVAPSWFQGTPALGYMDQYGAAQCDGDPNRFYLATGITAGVYTDTLARYDSTDNSWTELAPLPQDAWPGDFSHFGVAQPAAVCEAGRIHVMGGYHQAVPQDTHFVYDIGAGSWSTAAPLPRKVFGAAAASWNGKIYLAGGAVTLSDGTTDEVDVYDIATDTWAVLPARMPLRTERAASVQAGRYLYLLGGADDLGPPVNYKQTQRLDLVTGTWSMGPPLPRESVSSAMAATGTAVYLISGWTLHPNGFATQTDKVMRLETASWPAGTWTQLDLTPYSAGNNKGYCTEGVTGGEISVAGGFGNGFIFRNLLMRSVAPERCPTIRSDVGWLSVDQVSSTIAAGGSKTLSVKVDAKGLTPGSHVATLLVETTDPGAPELRVPVTVEVGAAPPVTAYVSLATAATVGGVAVADEDIVALGPAGSVTPYFDGSDVGASGLALDAFARLADGSLVLSFTAPGTLPGVPGTVDDSDLVRFRPDSLGATTAGSYEMWFDGSDVGLSTTAENLDSVEVLNDGRVVVSTTGDAKLTGLTATDEDLLIFTPQSLGATTAGSFALWFDGSDVAMAASSEDVDAAALRGDGAILLSTTGVLGVTGLAAGKEDVVAFSPSRLGPTTAGSFAPAPVVDGSTIGLKGQNISGVELP